The following nucleotide sequence is from Psychroflexus torquis ATCC 700755.
CAGTAGCGCCAAAAACATCACTAAAAACTTCATCTCCAACAGGTGACCAAGGCACGGAAGGAACAGCATTAGCTAGTAGAATAATCAACAAAGAAAACACCGATGCAAAAATGCCTAAAGTCACCACTTGATTGGCTTTCTTTTTTCCATAGATCTCACTGATGGTATCCGTAATAAGGAAGGTAATAGGATAAGGAAGTACTCCTACCGATATTTCAAATCTATAGAGTCCAAAAAAATCCCAGTAAAAAAACTTCTGAAAGATAAGATTGGAAACCACCAAAGAAGTAATGAAAAGGGCTGTAAGAATAAGATAAATGCGTCCTGCTGAAAGTTTTTGTAATGCTGTCAAATATATTGGATTTGATATTTACCTTTGCAACAAATTTAAGCTGCAAATAGATGCTAAAGCAAAAACAAGCAGTAGATTATTCATCAATTAGTATTAAAATTTTCTTAAAAATTGAATCTTAAACCCACAACATATATTGCTTTAGGAAGCAACCGAGGCGAAAAATTGCAGTTGCTCCGTAAAGCTGTAGACCATATATATAATCGCATCGGCGACGTTACAAAAGTTTCTAAACTATACAAAACACCAGCCCTAGGTTTTGAGGGAGATGATTTTTTAAATGCTGTCATAGAAGTAAAAACCAGGTATTCCGCAGAAGATACTTTAGAAAAATTACTTAACATAGAATTAGAACTTGGCAGAATACGCATAAAAAATAAAGGGTACCAAGCCAGAACTATAGACTTAGACATCATTTTTTATGATGACATGACTATCGAAACAGAAACTTTAATAGTTCCACATCCCAGACTCGCTGAACGAAAATTTGTGCTATATCCTTTGGCGGATATTGCACCAGAGTTAAAACATCCCAAATTAGGACAAAGCATCACAGATTTGGTGACATCTACATCAGATACTTCTTATATAGAGCCGGTATCAGATCAATTGAATACCAAAATAGCCACATTCAGGCAAGTGAGTTATCTTACCATCGAGGGTAACATTGGTTCAGGTAAGACGAGCTTAGCAGAAATGATTGCTGAAGACTTCAATGGAAAACTGATTTTGGAGCGTTTTAAGGATAATCCCTTTTTACCCAAGTTCTATGAAGATCAGGCTCGATTTGCTTTTCCTTTAGAAATGTCATTTTTAGCAGACCGCCATAAACAATTGATGGATGATATTTCCCAGCTGGATTTATTTTCAGATTTCGCCATTTCAGATTATAATCCCAATAAGTCACTTATTTTTTCGAAAGTCACCTTACAAGAGGACGAATACGCCCTCTACAAGAAAATCTTTAACATTATGTACAGTGATGTCCCTAAACCCGATGTATACGTATATCTCTATCAAAATACCGAGCGATTGCTCAAAAATATTCAAAAAAGAGGGAGAGATTATGAACAAAATATATCTCCAGATTATTTAAGACGTATCCATGAAGGCTATTTGAATTTCTTTAACTCTCAAAATAAAATTGATGTAAAAATCATTGATATTTCGGACTTAGATTTCGTCGCTTGTCGAGAAGATTATTTATTTCTTTTAGAAAAAATATCGGAAATCAATTCAAAACTTTCAATCCGATAAGTCGAGAAGAAAGTCGGCGACTTCTCTTCCTCGGTGCACAGCTCCATCCATATATCCTGGGGTTTGTTGTGCGGTTTCTGAAGCTGAAAAAAACAACCGATTATCAAATAAAGAGTCTCTGAGTTTAGGATTCCCATTGTTTTGATGCGGCGCTAAGCTTTTCGCATTTTTAGGTGTGGTATAAAGTTCATTGCGCCAGTTTAAATCTGCATAAGCTTTTAGAGGCCTCTTCTCATCTGGATAATAGCTTTCTAATAGACCCATTACCTTTTCTTTTCTTTCTTCCCAAGTTAAAAGGGAATAGTTAGAATTTAAAAAGCCCACCAAAGCATTTTGATCCCGTTCGTTATCGCTGTGATCGTACATTTCTTGGATAATTTGATGGGGACTCATTAGAGTACCTATAAACTGTTGACTTTTCCAAAAAGCATCTTCATAAGCGATGCTGAATTTAATGGAGTCTGACATCCAAGTATGAGTGTCTTGCAAAAGCTGATTGAAAGTCTCTGAAAGTTTAGGCCTAAACTCTATGCCTTCTGAAATCAACTGAGGGGGAATACTCAACACGAGGTAATCTGCTTCAAAAACAGCGGTACTCGTGGAAACTTTTATATGCTCATCTATGGAAATTGAAGCAACGACTTCATCAAAATGAATTTTAGCTTTGGACGCTTCTGCTAAAGTCTCTATAAGATGTGAAGTACCATGATTAAACTTATAGGTGGCTGCACCTTGGGAGGGGATTTGAAAACGTTCTATATTTCCCTTCGGTCTGAAATCATAAAGGGCTTCAGCGCCATTATCTTGAGTTTTAAAAGGAATCTTCAATTCTTTTATCAATTGAATCAAGCTTGTATGCTGAGGACCAAACCATGTGGCTCCCATTTCTAATTGACTATTTTCTTTTTCAATAGTAAAAATACGAC
It contains:
- a CDS encoding queuosine precursor transporter, which produces MTALQKLSAGRIYLILTALFITSLVVSNLIFQKFFYWDFFGLYRFEISVGVLPYPITFLITDTISEIYGKKKANQVVTLGIFASVFSLLIILLANAVPSVPWSPVGDEVFSDVFGATAIAVGASMMAYLLAQYVDIYVYHFWKKVTKGKHLWLRNNFSTFCSQFVDTLAVVFLLCVFGELDWSLFGGLLLSGFLFKALIALLDTPLLYLSVYLFRKKFNLKQGEELPDSESF
- the folK gene encoding 2-amino-4-hydroxy-6-hydroxymethyldihydropteridine diphosphokinase, which produces MNLKPTTYIALGSNRGEKLQLLRKAVDHIYNRIGDVTKVSKLYKTPALGFEGDDFLNAVIEVKTRYSAEDTLEKLLNIELELGRIRIKNKGYQARTIDLDIIFYDDMTIETETLIVPHPRLAERKFVLYPLADIAPELKHPKLGQSITDLVTSTSDTSYIEPVSDQLNTKIATFRQVSYLTIEGNIGSGKTSLAEMIAEDFNGKLILERFKDNPFLPKFYEDQARFAFPLEMSFLADRHKQLMDDISQLDLFSDFAISDYNPNKSLIFSKVTLQEDEYALYKKIFNIMYSDVPKPDVYVYLYQNTERLLKNIQKRGRDYEQNISPDYLRRIHEGYLNFFNSQNKIDVKIIDISDLDFVACREDYLFLLEKISEINSKLSIR
- a CDS encoding flavin monoamine oxidase family protein, which translates into the protein MPKVLIIGAGLSGLSTAYGLRNSNFDVKILEARSRLGGRIFTIEKENSQLEMGATWFGPQHTSLIQLIKELKIPFKTQDNGAEALYDFRPKGNIERFQIPSQGAATYKFNHGTSHLIETLAEASKAKIHFDEVVASISIDEHIKVSTSTAVFEADYLVLSIPPQLISEGIEFRPKLSETFNQLLQDTHTWMSDSIKFSIAYEDAFWKSQQFIGTLMSPHQIIQEMYDHSDNERDQNALVGFLNSNYSLLTWEERKEKVMGLLESYYPDEKRPLKAYADLNWRNELYTTPKNAKSLAPHQNNGNPKLRDSLFDNRLFFSASETAQQTPGYMDGAVHRGREVADFLLDLSD